One region of Macadamia integrifolia cultivar HAES 741 chromosome 11, SCU_Mint_v3, whole genome shotgun sequence genomic DNA includes:
- the LOC122092839 gene encoding transmembrane protein 120 homolog — protein sequence MGDSASENLQNKTAEEVSRVVELAKELQDSASSLIAKASNEEQALRLRVVALDSSIQKLRSSIDSTVKKSTLDRKEAEKLDEELYRAKCILTDGDASSYLPNKYDGTFLKMFLGPINVRANRKDIQLKVKEEYNSYRDRTALLFLIFPSALLYLGSKLWNGCLPALPVQIYQAWLLFLYTSLALRENILRANGSDIRPWWVYHHYCAMAMALISLTWEIKGQPDCANKQKGVQLFLIWAVMQGFAMILQNRYQRQRLYTRIALGKARRMDVVWGETAGVEGQLWLLCPLLFILQGFEAYVGLLLLRTVRAGVVSEWQVAVCGILLVVMAVGNFTNTVQTLMSKSKVKAKMRRTKSKLELDRTKEIVR from the exons ATGGGGGATTCAGCAAGTGAGAACTTGCAGAACAAGACAGCAGAAGAGGTTTCTAGAGTTGTTGAGTTAGCCAAGGAATTACAAGATTCGGCTTCTTCTCTGATCGCAAAGGCTTCCAATGAAGAACAAGCTTTACGCTTACGAGTTGTTGCTCTTGATTCTAGTATTCAGAAACTCAGGTCTTCGATCGATTCCACCGTCAAAAAATCCACTTTAGATCGCAAGGAAGCTGAGAAG TTGGATGAAGAACTATACAGAGCCAAATGCATTCTAACCGATGGAGACGCATCTTCGTACCTTCCAAACAAATATGATG GTACTTTTCTGAAGATGTTTCTTGGTCCTATCAACGTACGAGCTAATAGGAAAGATATccaattgaaagtaaaagagGAGTACAACAGTTACAGG GATAGAACTGCTTTGCTGTTTCTTATTTTCCCATCAGCACTACTTTACTTGGGGTCCAAGTTATGGAATGGATGCTTGCCGGCATTGCCAGTTCAGATTTACCAG GCTTGGCTATTGTTTCTCTACACAAGTTTGGCTTTGCGAGAGAATATATTGAGAGCAAATGGAAGTGATATTCGTCCATG GTGGGTATACCACCACTACTGTGCTATGGCGATGGCACTTATCAGTCTCACGTGGGAGATAAAAGGGCAACCTGACTGTGCCAACAAGCAG AAAGGTGTACAACTTTTCCTGATATGGGCTGTAATGCAAGGTTTTGCTATGATTCTCCAAAATAGATACCAACGGCAGAGACTGTACACTCGTATTGCATTGGGAAAG GCAAGGAGGATGGACGTTGTGTGGGGAGAAACTGCCGGTGTAGAAGGTCAATTGTGGCTGTTATGCCCCCTACTCTTCATTTTGCAG GGTTTTGAAGCATATGTTGGACTATTGCTCCTAAGGACCGTTCGGGCTGGTGTTGTTTCTGAATGGCAG GTAGCTGTTTGCGGGATCCTTCTGGTTGTGATGGCAGTTGGGAACTTCACAAACACAGTACAGACACTCATGTCAAAGTCAAAGGTTAAAGCAAAAATGAGGAGAACAAAGAGCAAGTTGGAACTAGATCGGACTAAAGAGATTGTGAGATAA